The following proteins come from a genomic window of Panicum hallii strain FIL2 chromosome 8, PHallii_v3.1, whole genome shotgun sequence:
- the LOC112902195 gene encoding F-box/LRR-repeat protein 12, whose product MSQRDVDYSCGSCGYPLNLSSSNRSTSEVGSSYKKSLKKELPDCALDALRMSGSSMRSLSLYCCSGITDDGLAQVAIGCPNLVVVELQSCFNITDAGLESLSKGCHALKSLNLGSCTGISDRGVSAIFSNCSNICTLIITGCRRLSGVGFRGSPSTLHFLEAESCMLSPDGLLDVVSGGGLEYLNLHKLGSSTGLDGLGGLAFARSLRILNLRMCRYLSDDSVMAIASGCPFLEEWNLAVCHGVHLPGWSAIRLYCNKLRVLHVNRCRNICDQSLLGLGNGCPRLEVLHINSCVKITNNGLDLFTISRPQVNIRVDEVMSIGPSIENLFRVQ is encoded by the exons ATGTCCCAGCGCGACGTCGACTACAG CTGCGGATCTTGCGGATACCCTCTAAACCTTTCATCTTCTAACCGAAGCACATCTGAAGTAGGCTCCTCATATAAGAAGTCTCTGAAGAA AGAGCTACCTGACTGTGCTTTGGACGCTCTGAGAATGTCTGGGTCATCTATGCGATCCCTTTCGTTGTATTGCTGTTCTGGTATAACAGATGATGGTCTAGCACAGGTGGCGATTGGATGCCCAAATCTGGTGGTTGTTGAACTTCAAAGCTGCTTTAATATTACTGATGCTGGTTTGGAAAGTCTTTCAAAGGGTTGCCATGCTTTGAAGAGTCTAAACCTTGGTTCTTGCACAGGCATTTCAGACCGAGGGGTTTCTGCAATCTTTAGCAATTGCTCAAACATCTGCACACTAATCATTACTGGTTGCAGACGTCTGTCTGGTGTTGGATTCAGAGGTTCTCCAAGTACACTTCATTTTCTTGAAGCTGAATCTTGCATGCTTTCTCCAGACGGTTTGTTGGACGTAGTTAGTGGTGGTGGACTTGAGTATCTAAACTTGCACAAGTTAGGAAGCTCAACTGGGCTGGATGGCCTGGGTGGCCTTGCTTTTGCTAGAAGCCTCCGCATTCTGAACCTCAGGATGTGTCGCTACCTCTCAGATGATTCTGTGATGGCAATAGCCAGTGGGTGCCCATTTCTTGAGGAGTGGAACCTTGCTGTCTGCCATGGGGTCCATTTACCTGGTTGGTCTGCGATCAGATTGTATTGCAACAAGCTGAGAGTTCTGCATGTGAACCGCTGCCGAAACATCTGTGACCAGAGTTTGCTGGGCCTTGGGAATGGTTGTCCCCGCCTTGAAGTTCTGCATATAAATAGCTGTGTCAAGATTACCAACAATGGCCTGGATTTATTTACCATTTCCAGGCCCCAAGTGAACATAAGGGTGGATGAAGTTATGTCCATTGGTCCTTCCATTGAGAATTTGTTTCGGGTGCAATGA
- the LOC112902194 gene encoding uncharacterized protein LOC112902194 isoform X4, giving the protein MGHTFWLKSGEGSSVLSMYQIKALKSISKLIAGICHGLRYLHNEERIIHLDLKPENILLDIDMVPKITDFGLSRRFGTEQSRVITKEIKGTRGYIAPEYHNNGEISFKSDIYSLGIIIKKLIRGSNDLSDFENWHTSLVLDNQQVKRIIEMAQLCVSADQHIRPTIDEFIDMVNEKETMTTVVSPVCGHSRSNSGSSLKQMEEHNVFPPVVSKERLNKEGYSEEVVHKMEAPNKEVTVDMQGKEELLVPNTGVSKGLQPESITCIVSNETTTCEVVDKLKSWVVLESKPILLHKHLLPQDGDISAKHQQYNHIIRRKLWPRLPRAVTVTSDEPRLKSRARKENDQESASASSPPQAIRANREPEYTATRPGNAIVHVAKCDSPIVSMTVHPAETWIITHHLDQSVCIWDYITQEKVENTFRVLISKHKADVLAPIFVARKQWYLTGTNTGHVKVYSYETMEDVKTFKAHDDNVRSLDIHPTKPYLLSASYDKRIKLWNWEEGWECVKTFDTQRFISKVKFVPTGAGYFTSASLSGLQIWNIGSSQCEFELDEDDPDMMSFDYLTRDDQLHVITGHINNSVRVRDRQIWEWQSRGGSSKLEGRAGKVTTVHGHPDLPIIISGSCDGKICWWNSATFQLEGTLEYGLGLVRYIACLKGSRRIVIGHQNGLAMTEITTKNLMLSGEGL; this is encoded by the exons GGCGAAGGTTCCTCTGTTTTGAGTATGTATCAAATAAAAGCCTTAAAGAGTATCTCAAAG TTGATTGCAGGAATTTGCCATGGTTTGCGTTATCTCCACAACGAAGAACGCATCATTCATTTGGATCTCAAACCTGAAAACATCTTGCTGGATATTGACATGGTTCCAAAAATAACAGACTTTGGCTTATCAAGACGCTTTGGAACAGAGCAATCCAGGGTAATCACTAAAGAAATCAAAGGAACACG GGGATATATTGCTCCGGAATATCACAACAATGGGGAAATTTCTTTCAAGTCGGACATTTATAGTTTGGGCATCATAATAAAAAAACTAATAAGGGGAAGTAATGATTTGTCTGATTTTGAAAAC TGGCATACATCCCTAGTTTTAGACAACCAACAGGTGAAGAGGATCATTGAAATGGCACAACTCTGCGTGAGTGCGGACCAGCATATAAGACCTACGATAGATGAATTCATTGATATGGTGAATGAGAAGGAAACCATGACTACAGTGGTCTCTCCTGTTTGCGGTCACTCCAGAAGTAACTCTGGGTCTTCACTAAAACAG ATGGAAGAACATAATGTGTTTCCGCCTGTGGTAAGCAAGGAAAGGTTAAACAAGGAAGGATACAGTGAAGAAGTGGTCCATAAG ATGGAAGCCCCAAATAAAGAGGTGACGGTGGATATGCAGGGCAAGGAAGAGTTGTTGGTGCCAAACACTGGCGTAAGCAAGGGACTCCAACCTGAGAGTATAACTTGTATCGTGAGCAATGAGACAACAACCTGTGAAGTGGTGGATAAGTTGAAATCATGGGTTGTTTTGGAATCCAAACCAATACTACTGCATAAACATCTACTCCCACAAGATGGCGATATTTCAGCAAAACATCAGCAGTATAACCATATTATTCGCCG TAAACTCTGGCCACGACTACCTCGTGCGGTAACTGTGACATCCGATGAACCTCGGTTGAAGTCAAGGGCCAGAAAAGAGAATGATCAAGAGTCAGCAAGTGCATCAAGTCCGCCACAGGCCATCAGAGCAAACAGGGAACCAGAATACACCGCCACTCGG CCAGGAAACGCG ATTGTACATGTGGCAAAATGTGACAGCCCGATTGTGTCCATGACTGTCCATCCCGCGGAGACATG GATTATTACACATCATTTGGACCAATCTGTTTGCATATGGGACTACATTACACAG GAAAAAGTGGAAAACACTTTCAGAGTCTTGATATCTAAGCACAAGGCTGATGTTCTCGCACCAATATTTGTTGCACGAAAGCAATGGTATTTGACCGGGACCAACACCGGTCACGTAAAAGTGTACAGTTATGAGACAATGGAGGATGTGAAAACTTTCAAAGCCCATGACGACAACGTCAGGTCTTTGGACATCCATCCAACGAAGCCTTATTTGTTGTCAGCATCTTACGACAAACGAATTAAGCTGTGGAACTGGGAGGAGGGCTGGGAGTGTGTTAAAACTTTTGACACGCAGCGCTTCATATCTAAAGTCAAATTTGTCCCTACAGGTGCAGGTTATTTTACAAGCGCTTCCTTGAGTGGTCTACAG ATATGGAATATTGGTTCTTCTCAATGTGAATTCGAATTGGATGAGGATGATCCGGACATGATGAGTTTTGACTACTTGACTCGCGATGATCAGCTGCATGTGATCACTGGTCATATTAATAACTCAGTTCGTGTAAGGGATCGTCAG ATTTGGGAGTGGCAGAGTCGAGGTGGTTCTAGCAAACTCGAAGGACGTGCTGGCAAGGTTACTACTGTTCATGGGCATCCCGATCTTCCAATAATAATTTCAGGTTCATGTGACGGGAAAATTTGCTGGTGGAACTCCGCTACCTTCCA GCTTGAGGGCACACTGGAATATGGCCTCGGATTGGTTCGATATATAGCTTGTTTGAAGGGATCAAGAAG GATTGTGATTGGGCATCAAAATGGATTAGCAATGACTGAAATTACCACGAAAAACTTGATGCTATCAGGTGAAGGGTTATAG